The genomic segment AACCGTCACCAACTCCGGTTTGGCCAGCGGTTTCCCGACCGTTGTATATCCATGGGCTACTTTAATATCCGGGAGACTGTCCAGTCTGACCTGAATGCTCTTTTTTATCTCGCGGTCAATGGTCAGGGTAAAACGGGAATTCTCGGTGATGCCGACCACTTCCACATCGCTGAAACTACCCAGGTTGACCTGGTTTCGCTCCAGAACAATCTCATGCTTTCCACGGGAGAGATTGGCCAGATTGACTGGAATATACCGCTGATCGTGCTCGGAAATTTTCTTCAGGCCAAAATAGATCAATGTTTTGCCGGAGCCTTTTATTTGAACAGGCACCGTTTTGGGGAGTTCGCTGGCCACTATGAGATTCCCGGCCGGGTTAGAATACCTGACCGGAATGGATACAGTGGTGGTGAATGAGGCATCAGTGGTTACATTAAACCACAGAACCAGCGCCAGGAGAACGCTTACTATTTTGGCGGTTGTATGTGCTGTCGATTTGAATAAGTTCACAATTCTTTACCGCCAATCATTTTGTGGAAACACCGATGGGACGGCCAAAGCTGATTTCGCCGTTATCGATTCTGATATTGAACCCGCAATCCGGATTTATGCATACCCATGCCTTATATCGGATGGATGCGCCCTCTCTCCCGTAATCGGATAACGGAAGGAGAAATCCGGTATCGCATTTCATGCATCGTGGAAATTCTTTATCCATGTTTCTCACCATCCTTTCAAAATAAAAAACAAATGTTTCCCAAGTATGTTATCAGATAAGTATTTCTTGAAAATATCACATCGAGATTACACAATTAGATCCTGAAACGGTTTTATCGTTCCCGCGAAGCGGCAACAAGTTCAGGATGACATGTGTCATACCGAACTGGTTTCGGTATCTATAATCTTACCTGTTTTTTCCCCGATGTAACAAGTGCATGGGCGATCCTGGTAGGTTCAGGCAGACGGTATTTTCCGCACACAGAGAGTACAAATTCCACGGTGCCTCGTACGGTGAATCCGCTGCCGGGTGACACAAAAACAGGTTTGACTCCTTTTCTCGTTCTTAAACAGGCGCCGACCACACGGTTTTCGAACCAAAGCTCGGTCCAGTCCCCTTTTTCCGTACCCGGTTCTTCGCATTCGCCGCAGAGGAGAGATTTCGCGCAACCAATAGAGGGTATCCCGGTGAGAACCGCCATATGGGATGCCAGCCCCAGTCCACGCGGATGGGCTATTCCGGTCCCGTCATAGAGCATGATCCGGGGAAGTATTTTTAATCCACCGATCGCTGCGAGAATTGCCGGGCCTTCCCGAAAAGAGAGATAACCAGGAACATAGGGATACAAAACGGGCGTGACCG from the Candidatus Latescibacter sp. genome contains:
- a CDS encoding CdaR family protein; the encoded protein is MNLFKSTAHTTAKIVSVLLALVLWFNVTTDASFTTTVSIPVRYSNPAGNLIVASELPKTVPVQIKGSGKTLIYFGLKKISEHDQRYIPVNLANLSRGKHEIVLERNQVNLGSFSDVEVVGITENSRFTLTIDREIKKSIQVRLDSLPDIKVAHGYTTVGKPLAKPELVTVTGPEETVGSLSSIPIKSFDRNSISDADRMITARVDTGIPFVKIEPKEVTLFFVVEPLAEKVLSGIPVRMKNFPKNKGFRCEPDNVTVTISGPESKVSLITPKVITAAVQYQTYLQQEESSGDIKPEIIFLWDIPGVTATANSVRIVPQEPKGSK
- a CDS encoding endonuclease V, producing MYLKGRAITDRNKDKRGVKKREPWELSSPIHSFGVSYLEAKRIQNELREKVELVDIFTSPEDGVLVGGADVAFISREHDSPEQSSVSRENTSVSASGTYCHTRSELNSPVKALAAVVTLNQGKNGVIEVSHAVTPVLYPYVPGYLSFREGPAILAAIGGLKILPRIMLYDGTGIAHPRGLGLASHMAVLTGIPSIGCAKSLLCGECEEPGTEKGDWTELWFENRVVGACLRTRKGVKPVFVSPGSGFTVRGTVEFVLSVCGKYRLPEPTRIAHALVTSGKKQVRL